The sequence below is a genomic window from Henriciella marina DSM 19595.
CGCGAGACGCGCACCGCTCATGTAGAGCGCGCGCGAGGTCAGCGCTCGCTGTCGTATGATCGATGACGATCGTGCCTTCGGCCAGCGCGTCTTCGATTTGATCGAAGACGGCTTCGACATCAGGATCATCGCCAAGGCAAAGACAGACGATCTCAGCGCCCCTTACCGCATCGGCGGGCGAGCTCGCGGCGGTGCCGTCATATTTTGCGGCCCAGTCGTCTGCCTTGGACGATGTCCGGTTCCAGACCGAGACCTCATAACCTTTGGCCACAAGATGTCCGGCCATTGGGAACCCCATGACGCCAAGTCCAAGAAATGCGCACTTACTCATCTAGACCTCTCATTTCTGATCATATGCCTGCCGATTGCCTCGTGCCGACTTAGGGCTTCAGGCGCAACACGACCAGATTTGTTTAAAATTCAACGATCCAGCCAAACCTCACCTAAAACACCTTCGTTTAGACCCGTCCATGAAGATCAGAAAGATCGGACGTTATGGCTGATGTACACGCCTTGTCGCGTGCCCGGGGCAGAATGCCCCTGGCGCCGATCCGCCAGACTGGTGGATGGAAACTTGCTTATGCAGACTTCCTGACTGCGCTTTGCGCGCTGTTCCTTGTGCTATGGCTGGTTCATGGTGCAACACCGGAGCAGAAGGAAAGCGTCGCTGAACAGTTTAGCGCAGCCTCTTTGCTCACCACACAATCACTGCAGCCTGTTTCGTTTTACCCGGCTCAGAGTGAAGCCGATGCGCTGGCCACAACGCTTGGTTCGTCGCCCCTTTTCAATGATTACGGAAGTTTCGTTTCCCTGGAGACCCTCGAAAATGGTGTGCGTATCGAACTTCTCGACCCTGACCGCGCGCCCCTGTTCGAAAAAGGCGCCGCAACGCTGAACACTCGCGGCGAAGCGCTTATAGATCTGACCGCAGCTGCGCTCTCGCTTGTTGATTATTCGGTATCGGTCGAAGGCCATACAGATAGCGACCCGGTCCACCGCGCCAACTATTCCAACTGGGACCTCTCGGCAGACCGGGCCAACGCTGCCCGCCGCGCGCTCCTCGCCCATGGACTTACGCCGAACCGCATCCGCAGCGTTGCAGGCCTTGCCGACACCCGGCCCCTCGATGCCACTTCAACCAGCTTGCCTCAGAACCGCCGCTTGAGCATAGTCGTCCATATCGATTGATTTCTCGCCCTGGCAAAGTCCCGGGCGCGGCCGGGAGACTGGATGGCATCTGAGCTGATTGAAAACTGGCCCATGTGGGTCAGCCTGGGCGTCATTGTCTGCGCGATAGTCTTCTATGTGCTGGACCGCTGGTCGATGGAGCTTGTCTCTATTGGCGTCGTGACAGCCCTGTTGGTCGTCTTTGCCCTGCCGGGAGCAACCGGGGTTGGCGGCACACCAATCGGATCCGCAGACCTACTCGCTGGTTTCGGAAACCCTGCCCTCATCACGATCATGGCCCTGCTTGTTGTCGGCCAGGGCCTTTTTCAAACGGGCGCAATTGATGGGCCGACCAAATCACTGGTCCGCTCATATGGCAAACGGCCCATCTATACGCTGTTCGTGACCTTCCTCGCCGTCTTCGCGATCAGCGCCTTCACGAACAATACACCCGTCGTCATCATGTTTCTGCCGATCATGAGCGCGATTGCCATGCGGATGAACGCATCGCCCTCGCGTCTCATGATGCCGCTTAGTTTCGTGTCCATCCTGGCCGGCATGACAACGCTGATCGGCACGTCGACCAACCTTCTGGCCGCCGATGCCTATCGGCGGACCGAAGGTATCTCGCTCGGATTCTTCGAGCAGTCGCCCATGGGGCTCATGCTGGCGGCGGTAGGACTGGTCTATATCGCGATCTTCTCGCGCTTCCTGCTGCCCGACCGCGATACGTTTGCGCAGGAAATCGTGCCGAGCGGCAAGCAGTTCGTGGCGCAGATCGAAGTGACGCATGACCATTTCCTGATCGGCCAGGCGCCTGTGGCAGGCATGTTCCCGGACCTGAAAGACATGACCGTGCGCCTCATTCAGCGGGGGGAGCGCGCGCTGCTTCCACCTTTTGAAGACATTGAGCTTCGCGCGGGCGATCTTGTTATCGTCGCCGCCACGCGCAAGGCCATCAGCGATCTTCTCGCCTCCAAGCCAGGACTACTCCAGCAGATCTGGCAGGGCGACGATGCGCAAAAGGTCGAGACATCTGTTCCTCAGCTCAGCCTGATCGAAGCGGTGATCGCGCCGGGCTCCAGAATGGCCGGGCGTACGGTTGAAATGCTGGGGTTCCGTCGGCTGACATCTGCCGTGGTTCTGGGCATTCAGCGACGCTCTCGCATGATCCGCTCAAAGCTCGGGCAGATACGGCTGGAATCTGGCGACACGCTCCTTCTCTGCGCGCCCCAGGATGTCTTTCAGGAGCTGCGCACAAGCCGCGACATCATTCTGCTTGAATGGTCGCAGAAGGAAATCCCGATCACGGCGCACAGCCTTGCGGCGCGGCTGATTGCGCTCGGTATGGTGGTGCTGGCGGCAACAGGCCTCACAAGCATCCTGATCGCGTCTGTCGCTGCCGCCTTCGCCATGATCATCACCCAGTGCCTCAACACGCGTCAGGCGAGCCGGGCGCTCGACCTGCGTATTTTCCTGGTCATTGCCGCTGCGCTGGCGATGGGGACGGCCCTCGAGAAGACAGGGGCCGCCACGCTGATCGCCAATGGGGTCGTCGGCTTCGCCGCGCCCCATGGCCCGGTGGTTATCCTGTCGACCATCTTCATCTGCGTGGCGATCCTGACCAATATCCTCAGCAATGCTGCAACCGCCGTCCTCTTCGCGCCGGTCGCGCTGGAGGCGGCGCAAACAACCGGAAGTGATCCGCTCCCCTATATACTTGCAGTCATCTATGCGTCGAACTGCAGTTTCGCCTCGCCTATCGCCTATCAGACAAACATGTTGATAATGGCGCCAGGCCACTACCGATTTTCAGACTTCCTAAAGTTCGGTGGGCCACTGTTGGTTGTGATGTGGGTCGCTTTTACCATAATGGCCCCTTGGCGTTTTGATCTATGAGTGCGTTAATCGATGACGATGAAACTTGATGAGTCGCTATTTACCGTACCGGGCGTCGGACGCGGACTTCGTTTCTATGTCACGGGCGCCACACCCTGCCCCTATCTGGATGGCCAGATGGAGCGGAAGGCTTTCACACATCTCAATCAGGCGTCCCCAGACGCGCTTCACAACCAGCTGAGCGAGTCCGGCTTCCGGCGCAGCCAGTCTGTCGCCTATCGTCCGGCCTGCCCGTCCTGCAATGCCTGCCGGAGTGTGCGCGTCGACGCGTCGAAATTCTTACCCAGCCGCAACCAGTCGCGTATCCTGCGCAAGAATAGTGATCTTGTGCGCCGTCCCGTCGCGCCGAAAGCCACGCGGGAGCAATACCGGCTTCTCAAACGCTATCTGGTGACCCGCCATGAAGGCGGCGGCATGTCCGATATGGGCTTCCGTGAATTTGCCGGCATGGTGAACGAGACCCCCGTCCAGACGCTGATGTTCGAATATCGCGAAGGACCCGAGGAAGACGCGCCGCTGATTGCTGTGTCTCTGACCGATGTACTGCGCGATGGCTTCTCGATGGTCTACACCTTCTTTGATACCCGCCAGCCAAAACGCAGCCTCGGAACCTATCTGATCCTCGATCATATCCGGAGCGCGGAAGACTATGGCCTGCCGCATGTCTATCTTGGCTACTGGATCAAGCAGAGCCCGAAGATGGACTACAAACGCCGCTTCCAGCCGCTGGAAGTGCTTGACGGCCCGGTCTGGCGTCCGCTTCAAGAGACTGAATAGAACCCGGCCCTTCTGAGGGGGAGGCCGGGCGATCCGCGGGATCCGGGGGAGGATATGATACGCAGACGCAACCTGCTTGGCGCAGGTCTTCTTGGCATAGGCGGCGCTGCCGCTTCGTTCGGCAATCCGGAAGGTGCGGCAAATCTCGCCGCGCCATCAATCAGCCGTAACCGCCGGCGCCTCAACATGGTGACGACATGGCCCAAGGGCCTGCCCGGTCTCGGGCGTGCTGCAGAGCGTGTGGCGGAACGTATTTTCTCTATGTCCGAAGGCTTGATCGAAGTTAAAGTTTACGCCGCCGGAGAGCTTGTTCCACCCTTCGAGAGCTTCGACGCTGTCGCGAACGGCTCTGCCGACATGTATCACGGCGCAGAATATTACTGGACCGCCAAGTCGACCGCCTATCCGTTCTTTACCGCCGTGCCATTCGGCATGACGGCACAGGAGATCATGGGCTGGATTGATTTCGGCGGCGGTCAGGCCCTCTGGGATGAGCTGTCGGCTGGCTTCGGCATCAAACCGCTTCAGGGGGCCAATACGGGCCACCAGATGGGCGGCTGGTTCCGGCGTGAGATCACCAGCCTCGATGACCTTGTCGGGCTTCAGATGCGTATCCCTGGCCAGGGCGGCGACGTGCTGCGCGCGCTTGGCGGGTCGGCCAAATCACTGCCCGGCGGCGAGATCTATCAGGCGCTCCAGACGGGCAATATCGATGCGACCGAATGGGTCGGGCCCTGGAATGACTATTCGCTCGGCTTCTATCGCGAGGCCCCTTATTACTACGGGCCTGGCTTCCATGAGCCTGGGGCGAGCCTTGCCGTCGGCATCAATCTGAAGCTCTGGGAAGGCATGAGCGAAGGTGAGCAGGCGCTGATCAAGGCGGCGTGCGAGTCCGTCAATCACACATCGCTCGGTGAGTTCACCTATCAGAACTCTGTCTATCTCGACCTGCTCGTCCGGGAGCATGGCGTCCAGCTTCGGTCATTCCCGGATGAGGTCGTCACCGCCATGTCAGAGGCCGCGCGCGACGTACGTTACGCCTCAGGCCGCGATGGCATCGAGAAACGCATCTATGAGAGCTTTGAGGCGGGCCTAAAAACAATGGCAGGCTGGGCCGCCGTGTCCGACGGGCCTTATTATGCTGCCCGGGCCCTTGGCCGTAAGAGCCGAGACTAGGCCCCCATCATGGACCCGCAAGTCTTCCTGACGATCGGTAGCTTCCTGAAGTGGATCGGTCTGGTGGCCTCGCCGCTTCTACTGTTGCCACTTCTGATCCTGATCATTCCCCGCCCTCTACACGGGGCGGGCCAGACGCTGGCGAATGGGCTCGACAGGTCACTGGACTGGTCGCTGCGCGCCGCCATGCTGGCCGCAATTCTGCTTTTCATGCTGCAGCTCATCGTGGTGATCGGCAGTTATGCGCTCGCTCTAACCGCAACATGGCTGTCTGAGACGGTCATCTATGCCTTTGCGGCCATGTTCATGCTCGGCGCGGCCAGCGCTTTGCGCGATGACACCCACGTCCGCGTCGACATTCTGCGCCCACGGTTTGGCGAAGCGGGCCGCCACTGGGTCGAGCTTGCCGGGACATATCTCTTCCTCTTCCCGATCTGTATTCGTCTGCTTACCACAGGCGAGCAGGGTCTAACGCGTACCTGGTCATTGCTCGAGGGCTCACGCGAAAGCGACGGACTGCCACTTCTATTCCTGTTCAAGACGCTGGTGCCGATTTTCGCGGTTTTGATGATCGTCGCTGGCCTCTCGGTCGCGCTGAAAGCAGCGCTTGGCCTTACCGGCTTCGGCAGCGCGAAAGACGAGATGACACCTCAGGAGCGCCATTATGGAGCTTGAACTCCTGCTTGCGCTTGCGATGTTCCTGACGGCGATTGGCGCGCTGCTTGCCGGCTATCCAGTTGCGCTCACCCTTGGCGGCGTCGCACTTCTCTTTGCCCTCATCGGGATCGCCTTCGGGGTATTCCCAGAGCCGCTGCTGCTTTCCCTGCCAAGCCGTATCCAGGGCGGCTCCATCATGCAGAACGAAACGCTGGTCGCCGTTCCGCTCTTTGTACTTATGGGCGTCATCCTGGAGCGCTCGCGCGTGGCTGAGGATCTGCTTCATATTGCCGGCCGCCTGCTCGGACGCGTTCGCGGCGGGCTTGGCTATGCCGTCGTGCTTGTCGGCGCCTTGCTGGCGGCCTCAACCGGCATTGTCGGGGCGACGGTCATCACGATGACGCTGATCGCACTGCCGACCATGCTGGCGCAGAAATACGACCCGAAACTCGCCACGGGCACAATCGCCGCGTCAGGCACGCTCGGCCAGATCA
It includes:
- a CDS encoding OmpA/MotB family protein; translation: MADVHALSRARGRMPLAPIRQTGGWKLAYADFLTALCALFLVLWLVHGATPEQKESVAEQFSAASLLTTQSLQPVSFYPAQSEADALATTLGSSPLFNDYGSFVSLETLENGVRIELLDPDRAPLFEKGAATLNTRGEALIDLTAAALSLVDYSVSVEGHTDSDPVHRANYSNWDLSADRANAARRALLAHGLTPNRIRSVAGLADTRPLDATSTSLPQNRRLSIVVHID
- a CDS encoding SLC13 family permease — translated: MASELIENWPMWVSLGVIVCAIVFYVLDRWSMELVSIGVVTALLVVFALPGATGVGGTPIGSADLLAGFGNPALITIMALLVVGQGLFQTGAIDGPTKSLVRSYGKRPIYTLFVTFLAVFAISAFTNNTPVVIMFLPIMSAIAMRMNASPSRLMMPLSFVSILAGMTTLIGTSTNLLAADAYRRTEGISLGFFEQSPMGLMLAAVGLVYIAIFSRFLLPDRDTFAQEIVPSGKQFVAQIEVTHDHFLIGQAPVAGMFPDLKDMTVRLIQRGERALLPPFEDIELRAGDLVIVAATRKAISDLLASKPGLLQQIWQGDDAQKVETSVPQLSLIEAVIAPGSRMAGRTVEMLGFRRLTSAVVLGIQRRSRMIRSKLGQIRLESGDTLLLCAPQDVFQELRTSRDIILLEWSQKEIPITAHSLAARLIALGMVVLAATGLTSILIASVAAAFAMIITQCLNTRQASRALDLRIFLVIAAALAMGTALEKTGAATLIANGVVGFAAPHGPVVILSTIFICVAILTNILSNAATAVLFAPVALEAAQTTGSDPLPYILAVIYASNCSFASPIAYQTNMLIMAPGHYRFSDFLKFGGPLLVVMWVAFTIMAPWRFDL
- a CDS encoding arginyltransferase — encoded protein: MTMKLDESLFTVPGVGRGLRFYVTGATPCPYLDGQMERKAFTHLNQASPDALHNQLSESGFRRSQSVAYRPACPSCNACRSVRVDASKFLPSRNQSRILRKNSDLVRRPVAPKATREQYRLLKRYLVTRHEGGGMSDMGFREFAGMVNETPVQTLMFEYREGPEEDAPLIAVSLTDVLRDGFSMVYTFFDTRQPKRSLGTYLILDHIRSAEDYGLPHVYLGYWIKQSPKMDYKRRFQPLEVLDGPVWRPLQETE
- a CDS encoding TRAP transporter substrate-binding protein; translation: MIRRRNLLGAGLLGIGGAAASFGNPEGAANLAAPSISRNRRRLNMVTTWPKGLPGLGRAAERVAERIFSMSEGLIEVKVYAAGELVPPFESFDAVANGSADMYHGAEYYWTAKSTAYPFFTAVPFGMTAQEIMGWIDFGGGQALWDELSAGFGIKPLQGANTGHQMGGWFRREITSLDDLVGLQMRIPGQGGDVLRALGGSAKSLPGGEIYQALQTGNIDATEWVGPWNDYSLGFYREAPYYYGPGFHEPGASLAVGINLKLWEGMSEGEQALIKAACESVNHTSLGEFTYQNSVYLDLLVREHGVQLRSFPDEVVTAMSEAARDVRYASGRDGIEKRIYESFEAGLKTMAGWAAVSDGPYYAARALGRKSRD
- a CDS encoding TRAP transporter small permease subunit — translated: MDPQVFLTIGSFLKWIGLVASPLLLLPLLILIIPRPLHGAGQTLANGLDRSLDWSLRAAMLAAILLFMLQLIVVIGSYALALTATWLSETVIYAFAAMFMLGAASALRDDTHVRVDILRPRFGEAGRHWVELAGTYLFLFPICIRLLTTGEQGLTRTWSLLEGSRESDGLPLLFLFKTLVPIFAVLMIVAGLSVALKAALGLTGFGSAKDEMTPQERHYGA